Proteins from a single region of Trichoderma asperellum chromosome 3, complete sequence:
- a CDS encoding uncharacterized protein (EggNog:ENOG41~TransMembrane:7 (n9-20c26/27o256-274i294-312o318-333i340-359o371-395i402-420o432-453i)~SECRETED:SignalP(1-26)), whose amino-acid sequence MTMIAIRHLLKVGLAVVGLFPWHGLALEVAVHQECVAAVFGIIGNLNFEGIGYGDYYLGLCQNPLKATSVYAISRAYCPPNDLDPGLAYFGLACQSYGSVELIPEADLAANLTDKAVNSFPILDQDDKRVLTNLTTPVLISRDWFELGYRTEDAWDYEHRTHIAYGFAMYGFWGGVLVIGALHRLITLINESRLSPSSTGPEDTGLADSREKPTEKNRPIASLYSWIRKHLITPSALPPYRSQLLFGCTIPTRIEAFIVLSYWIVNFVLCCVNYRGFKGNLYWSAVAPQIWRYIADRTGILAFANLPLIWMFSGRNNIFIWLTGWQFSTFNLFHRHIARIATVQAIFHSIGYTAFYFTAGFADDYRESFHEAWWCLGVVATISMSFIVLFSFSWFRRKIYESFLLIHITLSIVVIIALFYHTSIFDGEYDPYLWPLVAIWSFDRFLRIVRVVYCNLHVRLSKKRLHRSVAAISYDQDANIVRIQINTHVRPRPGQHYYLYQPFRFTGWENHPFTLAYWSKPTEETIQAQAGSLTTNSTANQPSKIHAAAENEYILSFWIRPYDGWTRRLRDICLKTQSTSRLSAISRETILLEGPYGKAEPLWTFDEVLLIAGGSGIAAMVPYILDHVSRVAAGQTRIRGLTLVWADRKKAYLHRIAQRELATALMQDEVKCMFYCTDSAKASIESLDLPSPDEISIGDACQETVGNGVLKGKEATDDIHEADSLTIKMGRPDIPMLIESAAASAVESGSRLAVMACGPSGMVDAAREATYRAMGNQSNAVEYFEEAFGW is encoded by the exons ATGACTATGATAGCCATAAGACATCTCCTCAAGGTCGGCCTGGCTGTTGTCGGTCTGTTCCCTTGGCATGGACTAGCTCTTGAAGTCGCGGTCCACCAGGAATGTGTTGCGGCTGTTTTTGGTATTATCGGAAATCTCAACTTCGAAGGCATTGGATACGGTGACTATTACTTGGGACTTTGCCAGAACCCGCTAAAAGCCACTTCTGTCTACGCTATTTCCAGGGCATATTGCCCGCCAAATGACCTAGATCCCGGGCTCGCCTACTTCGGCTTGGCCTGTCAGAGCTATGGCAGCGTAGAACTCATTCCAGAGGCCGACTTGGCTGCGAATTTAACTGATAAAGCAGTTAACAGCTTTCCTATTCTCGATCAAGATGATAAGAGGGTTCTGACTAACCTCACGACGCCGGTTCTGATTTCCAGAGATTGGTTTGAATTGGGTTACCGCACAGAG GATGCATGGGATTATGAGCACCGAACGCATATTGCCTATGG GTTCGCAATGTATGGATTCTGGGGCGGTGTTCTCGTCATTGGAGCTCTGCACCGACTTATCACCCTGATCAATGAAAGCCGGCTGTCACCTTCATCTACCGGCCCTGAGGACACCGGGTTGGCAGATAGTCGGGAGAAACCAACAGAAAAAAACCGCCCAATTGCATCCTTATACTCATGGATCCGGAAACACCTTATTACTCCAAGCGCTTTACCTCCTTATCGGAGCCAGCTCTTGTTCGGATGCACCATACCAACTCGCATCGAAGCATTCATTGTGCTGTCATATTGGATCGTCAATTTTGTACTTTGTTGTGTAAACTACCGTGGATTCAAGGGTAACCTTTA CTGGTCTGCGGTTGCCCCTCAGATATGGAGATATATTGCCGACCGAACAGGCATACTGGCATTTGCCAATTTACCCTTGATATGGATGTTCAGCGGCCggaataatatttttatctgGCTAACAGGTTGGCAATTCTCTACATTCAATCTCTTCCACCGACATATCGCTCGCATAGCGACAGTGCAAGCTATCTTCCATTCTATTGGATATACGGCTTTCTACTTTACAGCGGGCTTCG CGGACGATTATCGGGAATCGTTCCATGAGGCTTGGTGGTGCCTAGGAGTTGTG GCAACGATTTCAATGAGCTTTAtcgttctcttctccttcagtTGGTTCCGTCGCAAGATTTATGAGTCTTTCCTTCTGATCCATATCACTTTATCTATCGTGGTAATTATCGCTCTCTTCTA CCACACATCCATATTCGATGGAGAATACGATCCTTACTTATGGCCTCTCGTTGCCATCTGGAGTTTTGACCGTTTCCTGAGGATTGTTCGGGTAGTTTATTGCAATCTCCACGTTCGGCTGTCCAAAAAGAGACTCCATCGTAGTGTTGCTGCGATATCCTACGACCAAGACGCCAACATTGTCCGCATTCAAATTAACACCCACGTAAGGCCAAGACCTGGTCAGCACTATTATCTGTACCAGCCATTCCGCTTCACTGGCTGGGAGAATCATCCTTTCACTTTGGCATATTGGAGCAAGCCTACGGAAGAAACTATTCAGGCTCAAGCTGGCTCTCTGACCACGAATAGCACAGCGAATCAGCCTTCAAAAATTCATGCAGCGGCTGAAAACGAGTacattctctctttctggATTCGCCCGTATGATGGTTGGACTCGCCGCCTTCGTGATATCTGTCTGAAGACCCAATCTACATCCAGACTCTCTGCAATCTCTAGGGAGACTATCCTCCTCGAAGGGCCGTACGGTAAGGCCGAGCCCTTGTGGACGTTTGACGAGGTCCTTCTTATTGCAGGGGGGTCAGGCATTGCGGCCATGGTTCCTTATATACTTGATCATGTCTCACGGGTCGCTGCAGGCCAGACACGCATACGTGGACTGACATTAGTTTGGGCCGATCGCAAAAAAGCTTATCTCCATCGGATTGCCCAGCGGGAACTTGCAACAGCACTTATGCAGGACGAGGTCAAATGTATGTTTTACTGCACAGATTCTGCAAAGGCTTCGATCGAATCATTAGATTTACCGTCTCCAGACGAAATCTCAATTGGAGATGCGTGCCAAGAGACTGTAGGAAATGGTGTGCTTAAGGGTAAAGAGGCGACCGATGATATACACGAGGCCGATTCTTTAACCATCAAGATGGGCAGGCCTGACATCCCAATGCTCATTGAGAGTGCAGCGGCTTCCGCTGTCGAGTCTGGATCACGGCTAGCTGTGATGGCGTGTGGTCCCAGTGGGATGGTAGATGCGGCCAGGGAAGCGACGTATCGGGCAATGGGCAATCAGAGCAATGCAGTTGAGTATTTTGAAGAGGCGTTTGGGTGGTAA
- the ARG6_1 gene encoding Protein arg-6, mitochondrial has translation MLPAVFRAGARRPAFRALSLARAPALTLTQCLNCALSTTRTLTTAYSPTSDRTREIVAQTVSSIGSKREGQQYLKLFTTVSYQQFAVIKVGGAILRDHLDDPCRSLLFLFELGLCPVVVHGGGPQLNDLLEAAGVVPEFQDGIRVTDAKTLGIARKLFLEENLRLIDRLDSLGVATRAIQGASGATYLDKEKWQYVGKITEVRKQAIENSISAGYIPILTSMAEGDDGCLLNVNTDVAAAELARTLKPLKVVYLSEKGGLFNGDGKKISQVNLDEEFDYLMAQPWCRYGTRLKIKEIKELLDDLPRSSSVAIIHPSDLQKELFTDSGAGTLIRRGDKIQKVTSIDEFNDIEKLKATLVSNYKGLDAEAVVDRFIDTLKEKKFTAYCDDAMQCLAIIMPKGESQDIATLAVLTTTKSGWLSNVMENIFTVIKKNHPKLVWTISEEDENLTWFFEKADGSFLKNGSVLFY, from the exons ATGCTGCCTGCTGTCTTCAGGGCTGGCGCGCGTCGGCCTGCTTTCcgggctctctctctcgcgcgCGCACCCGCCCTGACCTTGACCCAATGCCTCAACTGTGCCCTCTCAACCACTCGCACCCTCACCACCGCTTACTCGCCTACCTCGGATAGGACCCGCGAGATTGTGGCTCAGACTGTTAGCAGCATTGGCAGCAAGCGCGAGGG CCAGCAGTACCTCAAGCTTTTCACCACCGTCTCCTACCAACAGTTTGCTGTCATCAAGGTTGGGGGCGCCATTCTTCGGGATCACCTAGACGACCCCTGTAGAAGTCTTTTGTTCCTCTTCGAGCTCGGATTATGTCCCGTTGTGGTTCATGGAGGCGGTCCGCAGTTGAATGACTTGTTAGAGGCTGCGGGGGTGGTTCCTGAATTCCAAGACGGAATAAGAGTAACCGATGCGAAAACCCTTGGCATTGCGCGAAAGCTCTTTCTGGAAGAGAATCTGCGACTTATCGATCGCCTGGACTCCCTCGGTGTTGCGACACGCGCTATACAGGGGGCGTCCGGGGCAACCTACCTCGATAAAGAGAAGTGGCAGTACGTCGGTAAGATCACCGAGGTTAGGAAGCAAGCCATCGAGAATAGTATTTCTGCCGGATATATACCTATCCTTACTTCAATGGCTGAAGGGGATGATGGTTGCCTCTTAAATGTCAATACAGATGTTGCGGCTGCTGAACTTGCCCGCACTCTCAAGCCCCTAAAAGTTGTCTATCTATCTGAAAAGGGGGGCCTTTTTAACGGCGATGGCAAGAAAATCTCCCAGGTCAACCTTGACGAAGAGTTTGACTACCTGATGGCCCAGCCCTGGTGCCGTTATGGTACTCGCCTTAAGATCAAGGAGATTAAGGAGCTTCTCGATGACCTTCCCCGCAGCTCGAGTGTAGCGATTATTCACCCAAGTGATCTTCAAAAAGAGCTTTTTACTGACTCTGGTGCTGGTACACTAATTCGCCGCGGTGATAAGATCCAAAAAGTTACCTCAATCGATGAATTTAATGACATCGAGAAGCTAAAGGCTACCTTAGTCAGTAACTATAAGGGCCTTGATGCTGAGGCTGTTGTCGATCGATTTATCGATACGctaaaggaaaagaaatttacGGCTTATTGTGATGATGCTATGCAGTGCCTAGCTATTATAATGCCCAAGGGTGAGAGTCAAGATATAGCGACACTTGCCGTTCTAACTACTACTAAGTCTGGCTGGCTGAGTAATGTTATGGAGAATATCTTTACTGTTATTAAGAAAAACCACCCTAAGCTGGTTTGGACTATTagcgaggaggatgagaacTTGACCTGGTTTTTTGAAAAGGCTGACGGGAGCTTTCTTAAAAATGGCAGCGTCCTCTTTTACTAG
- a CDS encoding uncharacterized protein (BUSCO:EOG092D1KWA) — MASADELKALGNKAIAEKNFDEAIDKFTEAIALQPENHILYSNRSAAYASKKDWDNALKDADKTTEIKPDWAKGWGRKGAALHGKGDLLGANDAYEAGLKHDPNNAQLKSGLASVEKAMQQEAGGNPMGGLGDMFKDPNMIQKLAANPKTSAYLADPSFMAKLQQIQQNPLNSQDLFSDPRMIQVLGVMMGVDMEVRDSPPEGSQSYTVSEDTPMPDAPKKAEPKKAPEPAPEPELDEEALEKKKKKEEADKEKALGTENYKKRKFDEAIEHYSKAWEIYQDITYLNNLGAAYFEKGDYDKCVESCQKAVDEGRLIYADFKLIAKSYARIGSAYEKKGDLALAIENYNKSLTEHRTPDVLNKLRAAERAKTEAAKQAYIDPAKAEEAREEGNKKFKEMDFPGAVAAYSEMIKRAPEDPRGYSNRAAAFVKLFEFPSAVDDCNLAIKKDPAFIRAYIRKAQAYFGMRKYSECVDACDEAMRVDVEHHKGANAREIEQQQQKALSAMYSARENETEEQTRQRLMQDPEIMGIMQDPVMQSILQQSQSDPMALNEHMKNPSVRSKIQKLMAAGVIRVGGR; from the exons GGGCAACAAGGCCATTGCTGAGAAAAACTTTGACGAGGCTAT CGACAAGTTCACTGAGGCCATCGCTCTTCAGCCCGAAAACCACATCCTCTACTCCAACCGATCGGCCGCCTATGCTTCCAAAAAGGACTGGGACAATGCACTGAAGGATGCCGATAAGACGACCGAAATCAAGCCCGACTGGGCCAAGGGCTGGGGACGCAAAGGTGCTGCTCTTCATGGAAAGGGAGACTTGCTGGGGGCCAACGACGCCTACGAAGCAGGTCTGAAACACGACCCAAATAACGCGCAGCTCAAGAGCGGCCTGGCCTCTGTTGAGAAGGCCATGCAGCAGGAAGCCGGCGGCAACCCTATGGGTGGCCTTGGCGACATGTTCAAGGACCCGAACATGATTCAGAAGCTTGCTGCGAACCCCAAAACGAGCGCCTACCTCGCTGACCCCTCGTTCATGGCCAAACTACAACAGATTCAACAGAACCCTCTCAACTCTCAAGACCTTTTCAGCGACCCCAGGATGATACAAGTATTGGGCGTCATGATGGGAGTTGATATGGAAGTGCGCGACAGCCCTCCCGAGGGCAGCCAGTCTTACACTGTCTCTGAAGATACCCCCATGCCAGATGCACCAAAGAAGGCTGAGCCAAAGAAGGCTCCCGAGCCAGCACCCGAACCCGAACTTGACGAAGAAgctctggagaagaagaagaaaaaggaggaggctgataAGGAGAAGGCCCTTGGCACAGAGAACTACAAGAAGCGAAAGTTTGACGAGGCTATCGAGCACTACAGCAAGGCGTGGGAGATTTACCAGGATATCACCTATCTTAACAACCTCGGCGCGGCTTACTTTGAGAAGGGAGATTATGACAAGTGTGTCGAGTCTTGCCAAAAGGCGGTCGATGAGGGCCGATTGATCTACGCTGACTTTAAGCTCATCGCTAAGAGTTACGCTCGTATCGGCTCCGCCtatgagaagaagggcgatcTTGCCCTGGCTATCGAAAACTACAACAAATCTCTGACTGAGCACCGAACTCCTGATGTCTTGAACAAGCTCCGCGCTGCTGAGCGAGCAAAGACTGAGGCAGCCAAACAGGCCTACATTGACCCGGCCAAGGCCGAAGAGGCTCGTGAAGAGGGCAACAAGAAGTTCAAGGAAATGGACTTCCCTGGAGCCGTAGCCGCTTATTCCGAGATGATTAAGCGTGCACCAGAAGACCCCAGAGGCTACAGCAACCGtgctgctgcctttgtcAAGCTATTTGAGTTCCCTAGCGCAGTAGACGACTGCAACTTGGCCATTAAGAAAGACCCAGCATTTATCCGAGCCTACATCCGAAAGGCCCAGGCTTACTTCGGCATGCGCAAGTACTCTGAATGCGTGGATGCCTGCGACGAGGCTATGCGGGTTGATGTCGAGCACCACAAGGGTGCCAACGCCCGTGAgattgagcagcagcagcagaaggctCTCTCAGCCATGTACTCAGCCCGAGAGAACGAGACAGAGGAGCAGACAAGACAGAGACTGATGCAAGACCCAGag ATCATGGGCATAATGCAAGATCCAGTCATGCAATCCATTTTGCAACAATCACAATCTGACCCAATGGCTCTGAACGAGCATATGAAGAACCCAAGTGTGCGATCCAAGATTCAGAAACTGATGGCCGCGGGCGTCATCCGAGTGGGAGGTCGATAA